The following proteins are co-located in the Vigna angularis cultivar LongXiaoDou No.4 chromosome 2, ASM1680809v1, whole genome shotgun sequence genome:
- the LOC108326893 gene encoding MDIS1-interacting receptor like kinase 2, with protein sequence MESIKILALWRILSYFLLAILTHFSLQLAWFSKTVVLASAASTRTVGDEAATDNSEANALLKWKYSFDNSSQDLLSTWTGSTSCQWEGIHCNDSKSISTIDLSNYGLIGTLHTLNFSAFPNLLILNIYNNSFYGTIPPQIGNMTRVNVLNLSTNYFNGSIPQQVWTLRSLQGLDLYKCQLSGEIPNSIANLYNLTYLDLGINSFSGHIPPEIGKLYKVEFLNLKINKFSGSIPLEISMLRNLRNIDLSRNSLSGTIPETIGNMSSLNELRLSNNSLLSGPIPSSLWTMSNLTLLFLDSNNLSGSIPASIENLANLDTLALDYNHISGPIPSTIGNLTKLTRLFLRSNNLSGSIPPSIGNLINLKVLSLQINNLTGTIPATIGNLKNLTILELSFNKLNGSVSQVLNNILNWSMVLLAENDFTGHLPPQICSAGTLNSLSAHHNRFTGPVPISLKNCSSVTRLRLEGNRLEGDIAQDFGVYPNLEYIDLSDNKFYGQISSNWGKCPNLGTLKISNNNISGGIPVELAEATKLGKLHLSSNNLKGKIPKELGNMKSLIELEISNNHLSGDIPKEIGSVQILEDLDLGGNQLSGTIPREVVELPNLRRLTLSNNKINGTIPLEFRKFQPLEYLDLSGNLLSGTIPKQLGEVTKLQWLNLSHNSLSGNIPSSFDGVSGLISVNISYNQLEGPLPNNEAFLNASIESLKNNRDLCGNVTGLMRCPANHSRKRHKGIQIALFIFLGALVLVLCGVSVSMYILCRKARKEDIHGKENVHSGKKLTGEVFSIWSHDGKIMFEHIIEATDNFNEKYLIGLGGQGSVYKAEMSTGQVFAVKKLHMETDEEKPNFKAFENEIQALTEIRHRNIVKLCGFCSHSRFSFLVYEFLEGGSLDQVLINEKKAASFNWEERVNVVKGVAHALSYMHQDCSPPIIHRDISSKNILLDSQKEPHVSDFGTAKILKPGASTWTTFAGTFGYAAPEFAQTMEVTEKCDVFSFGVLCLEIIMGKHPGDLISSLLSSSSAAITHNLLLIDVIDQRPPHPLKSVVGDVILVAILAFSCLSENPCSRPTMDQVSKKLMMGKSPLADEFPNIILAQLLQSSI encoded by the exons ATGGAATCCATCAAGATTCTAGCCTTATGGAGGATTCTCTCTTACTTTCTTTTGGCCATTCTAACACACTTTTCACTCCAACTTGCTTGGTTTTCCAAAACAGTAGTTTTGGCCTCTGCTGCCAGCACAAGAACTGTTGGTGATGAAGCTGCAACTGATAACAGTGAGGCAAATGCACTGTTAAAGTGGAAATACAGCTTTGATAATAGCAGCCAAGATCTCTTATCAACTTGGACAGGTTCTACTTCATGCCAATGGGAAGGAATTCATTGCAACGATTCCAAGTCCATCTCCACCATAGATCTTTCAAATTATGGTCTCATAGGTACCCTTCACACCCTCAATTTCTCAGCTTTTCCTAACCTACTCATCCTAAATATCTATAACAACTCCTTTTATGGGACCATTCCACCACAAATTGGTAACATGACCAGAGTAAATGTTTTGAATCTTTCTACAAATTATTTCAATGGTTCCATCCCTCAACAAGTGTGGACACTAAGGAGTTTACAAGGCCTTGATCTGTACAAATGTCAACTAAGCGGTGAGATTCCTAATTCCATAGCAAACCTGTACAATTTGACATATCTAGATTTAGGCATAAACAGTTTTTCTGGCCATATTCCACCAGAGATTGGAAAGTTGTACAAGGTAGAGTttctaaatcttaaaattaataagttttCTGGTTCCATTCCTCTAGAAATTTCAATGTTGAGAAACCTTAGGAATATTGATTTGTCAAGAAATTCTCTCTCTGGTACTATCCCTGAAACAATAGGCAACATGTCTAGTTTAAATGAGCTTCGCCTTTCCAATAACTCCCTTTTATCTGGGCCAATCCCATCCTCCTTATGGACCATGTCTAACCTGACCTTGCTCTTTCTTGATAGCAATAATCTTTCTGGATCAATCCCTGCTTCCATAGAAAACTTGGCCAATTTAGATACACTTGCACTTGATTACAACCACATTTCTGGACCTATTCCTTCCACAATTGGAAACCTGACCAAGCTCACCAGGTTGTTTTTACGCTCTAACAATCTTTCTGGATCAATTCCTCCCTCTATAGGAAACTTGATCAATTTGAAAGTACTTAGTCTCCAAATCAATAATCTCACCGGAACAATTCCTGCCACAATTGGAAATTTGAAAAACCTCACTATTTTAGAACTGTCCTTCAACAAACTCAATGGCAGTGTTTCACAAGTCTTGAATAACATTCTGAACTGGTCTATGGTGTTACTTGCTGAGAATGATTTCACAGGCCATTTGCCACCTCAAATTTGCTCTGCTGGGACCCTAAACTCCCTTAGTGCTCACCACAACCGTTTCACCGGTCCGGTGCCAATAAGCTTGAAGAACTGTTCTAGTGTTACTAGACTCAGGTTGGAAGGGAACCGATTGGAAGGAGATATAGCACAAGATTTTGGTGTATATCCAAATTTGGAATACATTGATTTGAGCGACAACAAGTTTTATGGCCAAATTTCATCAAACTGGGGGAAGTGTCCTAATCTTGGTACCTTAAAGATATCCAACAATAACATTTCTGGTGGTATACCAGTCGAACTTGCTGAGGCAACCAAACTTGGCAAGCTTCACCTTTCTTCTAATAACTTGAAGGGAAAGATTCCAAAGGAATTAGGGAATATGAAATCGTTAATTGAACTTGAGATTAGCAACAACCATCTTTCTGGTGACATTCCCAAAGAAATTGGATCAGTACAAATTCTTGAAGATTTGGATCTTGGAGGTAACCAGTTGAGTGGAACAATACCGAGAGAAGTTGTAGAATTGCCCAACTTACGAAGGTTGACTTTGagcaataataaaataaacggAACTATTCCCCTGGAGTTTCGCAAATTTCAGCCTCTTGAATATCTTGATCTTAGTGGGAATTTGTTGAGTGGAACAATACCAAAACAGCTTGGAGAGGTGACGAAACTGCAGTGGCTTAATCTCTCTCACAACAGTCTTTCTGGAAATATTCCATCCAGTTTTGATGGCGTTTCAGGTTTGATTTCTGTCAACATATCATACAACCAGTTAGAAGGGCCACTTCCAAATAACGAAGCCTTTCTAAATGCTTCGATTGAATCATTGAAAAATAACAGAGACTTGTGTGGCAATGTCACTGGCTTAATGCGTTGCCCAGCCAACCACAGTCGGAAGAGGCACAAGGGCATTCAAATagcattatttattttcttgggTGCTCTTGTTCTAGTGTTATGTGGGGTGTCAGTTTCAATGTATATTCTCTGTCGAAAAGCAAGAAAGGAAGATATACATGGTAAAGAAAATGTGCATTCCGGAAAGAAACTCACTGGAGAAGTGTTTTCCATATGGAGTCACGAtggaaaaattatgtttgaaCACATCATTGAAGCAACCGATAATTTCAACGAAAAATATCTGATTGGACTTGGAGGGCAAGGATCAGTTTACAAAGCTGAGATGTCAACAGGCCAGGTTTTTGCGGTGAAGAAACTTCACATGGAAACAGATGAAGAGAAGCCTAATTTTAAAGCTTTTGAAAACGAAATTCAAGCTTTGACAGAAATCAGGCACCGTAACATTGTAAAGCTATGTGGATTTTGCTCACATTCACGGTTCTCCTTTTTGGTCTACGAGTTCTTGGAAGGGGGTAGCTTGGATCAAGTACTAATCAATGAAAAGAAAGCAGCTTCATTTAACTGGGAAGAGAGAGTAAATGTTGTTAAAGGTGTGGCCCATGCTTTATCCTATATGCATCAGGATTGCTCACCACCAATAATTCATCGAGACATATCCAGCAAGAATATTCTTTTAGATTCACAAAAAGAACCTCATGTCTCTGATTTTGGGACAGCTAAGATTCTAAAACCTGGTGCAAGCACTTGGACCACATTTGCAGGCACCTTTGGGTATGCAGCTCCAG AGTTTGCCCAGACAATGGAAGTGACTGAGAAATGTGATGTATTCAGTTTTGGAGTTCTTTGTCTAGAAATCATCATGGGGAAACATCCGGGGGATCTCATTTCTTCCTTGTTATCTTCATCTTCAGCAGCAATAACTCATAACTTGCTACTAATTGATGTGATAGACCAAAGACCTCCTCATCCTCTTAAATCGGTTGTTGGGGATGTCATTTTGGTTGCAATCTTGGCATTTTCTTGCTTGAGTGAAAATCCATGTTCTCGACCAACAATGGATCAAGTGTCCAAAAAGCTTATGATGGGTAAGTCACCTTTAGCAGATGAGTTCCCTAATATCATACTTGCACAACTCCTCCAAAGCAGTATTTAA